A window of Apium graveolens cultivar Ventura chromosome 8, ASM990537v1, whole genome shotgun sequence contains these coding sequences:
- the LOC141677308 gene encoding uncharacterized protein LOC141677308 — MDTITGGLMMFEVGPCENSYQMGFLIGQKFSKQIRNRVATDLILQQQLLPFAKTPKSQPLITALSENNRKMFPDYWDELVGTADGSGVPLLDITLLNFRKEILPYVSETLTKLDDDAFDDCSDILVVNDSMAIAAHNEDANVALLGHTYLIRGLLHHGLSFTAYTYAGELPSCAFGFNNRGMAFTLNSVPPSKDEIVAGGIGRNFISRDLLEATSIDNALHRIESSEVSIGHSYNLIDTKSRRILNVETASRKRLSVREIGAIPFFHANMYLHLQVEQTHDENSISRQTKAALLPKERKQDFLSLLGDMDDPKYPIYMTGPTLHTLCTAIVDLDEQTMSIIVGNPSKGETSHVFSMC; from the exons ATGGATACCATAACAGGAGGACTAATGATGTTTGAAGTTGGGCCTTGTGAGAATTCTTACCAAATGGGATTCTTGATAGGCCAGAAATTCTCAAAACAGATAAGAAACAGAGTTGCCACTGACCTTATTTTGCAGCAGCAGCTCCTTCCTTTTGCCAAAACCCCTAAATCTCAGCCTCTCATCACAGCTTTATCCGAAAACAATCGTAAAATGTTTCCTGACTACTGGGATGAACTCGTAGGCACTGCTGATGGAAGCGGCGTGCCTCTCCTAGAT ATTACACTACTCAACTTCAGAAAGGAGATATTACCGTATGTTTCCGAGACTTTAACAAAACTGGATGATGATGCTTTTGATGACTGTTCAGATATACTTGTTGTCAATGACTCAATGGCCATTGCAGCTCACAATGAGGATGCAAATGTTGCTCTACTGGGTCACAC ATATCTAATTAGGGGATTATTGCACCATGGTCTGTCCTTCACAGCCTACACATATGCAGGAGAGCTTCCAAGTTGTGCTTTTGGGTTCAATAATCGTGGCATG GCATTTACACTGAATTCAGTACCACCATCTAAAGATGAAATTGTAGCTGGTGGCATTGGAAGAAATTTCATATCAAGGGACCTACTAGAAGCAACAAGCATCGACAATGCATTACAT AGGATTGAATCTTCAGAAGTTTCCATTGGGCATAGTTATAATCTAATTGACACAAAGTCGCGTAGGATTCTGAATGTTGAAACTGCATCTCGGAAAAGATTGTCAGTACGTGAAATAGGAGCAATTCCATTCTTCCATGCCAACATGTATCTTCATCTTCAAGTTGAGCAG ACACATGATGAGAACTCAATAAGCAGACAAACAAAAGCAGCCCTGTTGCCAAAAGAAAGAAAACAAGATTTCCTTTCACTCCTTGGAGACATGGATGATCCAAAATACCCTATATACATGACTG GTCCCACGCTTCATACTTTGTGCACGGCTATAGTTGATTTGGATGAACAGACAATGTCAATAATTGTAGGAAATCCAAGTAAGGGGGAGACATCTCATGTCTTCTCAATGTGTTAG
- the LOC141677307 gene encoding uncharacterized protein At5g41620-like translates to MKRVENSGEEPAEKQENLGGKLRKEALLVGKRGGHTTPVLPSWRLLQFSANTCDVAAADGGFNYSLVKNFPPVSARKLAATLWELQHYNFPVRMYQGVGGSNSRLRRYRQHDPSPSSPDQPESAGSLRRHVAASLMQHHRSVQRNSRAIQPVLPASYESSMEVTPYNPAVTPTSSVDLNGGIGGTSYSLKTSTELLKVLNRIWSLEEQHASNIALVKALKKELDHARGKIKELVRDQQADRHEMDVLMKQVAEDKLDRKSKEHDRVNAAIQSVRDELEDERKLRRRSESLHRKLAKELYEVKSSLSNALKDLDRERKSRKLLEDLCDEFALGIRDYEQEVHGLKQKSEKNWVDRPDRDRSILHISESWLDERIQMKQESQIGIEEKKSIVDKFTAEIEAYLQSKHNSNRKVKQDVLPNDRNLRRSSLESIPLNVAVSAPQDDGDEDDSAGSDSHCFELDKPSTVNLKPDNFEADYIDPNLDALDAKKKLESQDRNKGRHPSNLQVKFEEQMAQAISRNGIRSRGDDKEPGESEDAFPVEVNASKEYENHEATKGTIEKNNQAEGIHVSSSNYVDNLVRSHYLSSENGNVQPDDRLPSGDNAAWRTRASPVRQWTSKLPPREVEISESSSKLPSDSKENTLKEKLLEARTRGQRSRSRLKGSNFLFRL, encoded by the exons ATGAAAAGGGTAGAGAATAGTGGGGAAGAGCCAGCAGAAAAGCAAGAAAATTTAGGGGGAAAATTGAGAAAAGAAGCACTACTGGTAGGGAAAAGAGGGGGACATACTACTCCAGTATTACCCTCTTGGAGATTACTACAGTTTTCTGCTAATACTTGTGATGTTGCTGCTGCTGATGGTGGTTTTAACTATAGTTTAGTCAAGAATTTCCCACCTGTTTCTGCTAGAAAACTTGCTGCTACTTTGTGGGAGCTTCAGCACTATAATTTCCCTGTTAGAATGTATCAGGGTGTTGGTGGTTCGAATTCGAGACTGCGGCGATACAGGCAGCATGATCCTTCTCCTAGCTCACCTGATCAG CCAGAAAGTGCGGGTAGTTTGAGGCGGCATGTTGCTGCATCACTAATGCAACATCATCGGTCGGTACAGAGGAACAGTCGTGCTATACAACCTGTCTTACCTGCAAGTTATGAGAGTTCAATGGAG GTAACACCATATAATCCTGCTGTAACACCTACCAGCTCTGTAGACCTTAATGGAGGTATCGGTGGGACGAGCTATAGCCTCAAAACATCAACAGAACTACTAAAAGTACTGAATAGAATTTGGAGCCTGGAAGAGCAGCATGCATCTAATATAGCACTAGTAAAGGCATTAAAAAAAGAGCTAGACCATGCTCGTGGCAAGATTAAGGAATTAGTTCGAGATCAACAAGCAGATCGGCATGAGATGGACGTATTGATGAAGCAAGTTGCAGAAGACAAGCTTGATAGAAAGAGCAAGGAACATGATCGGGTCAATGCTGCAATTCAGTCTGTCAGGGATGAATTAGAAGATGAAAGGAAGTTAAGAAGACGTTCAGAAAGTCTTCACAGAAAATTAGCAAAGGAACTCTATGAAGTTAAGTCATCTCTTTCTAATGCCTTAAAAGATCTGGATAGAGAAAGAAAATCGCGTAAGTTGTTGGAAGATCTTTGTGATGAATTTGCTTTGGGTATAAGAGACTATGAACAAGAAGTGCATGGTTTAAAACAGAAGTCTGAGAAGAATTGGGTTGACAGGCCTGACCGTGATAGATCAATTCTCCATATATCTGAATCGTGGCTTGATGAAAGAATTCAGATGAAACAAGAATCTCAAATTGGTATAGAAGAAAAGAAGTCCATTGTGGACAAATTTACAGCTGAAATAGAGGCTTATCTTCAAAGTAAACATAACAGTAACCGCAAGGTTAAACAGGATGTGCTGCCAAATGATCGCAATTTGCGGAGGAGTTCTCTTGAATCCATTCCCTTGAATGTAGCAGTAAGTGCCCCTCAGGATGATGGTGATGAAGATGATTCAGCAGGCAGTGATTCACACTGTTTTGAGCTGGACAAACCAAGCACTGTTAACTTGAAACCAGATAATTTTGAAGCTGATTATATTGATCCAAACTTAGATGCTCTTGACGCCAAGAAAAAACTTGAGTCTCAAGATAGGAATAAAGGTCGTCATCCATCCAACTTGCAGGTGAAGTTTGAAGAACAGATGGCTCAGGCGATATCACGGAATGGAATAAGAAGTCGAGGTGATGATAAAGAACCTGgtgaaagtgaagatgcattcCCAGTTGAAGTAAACGCATCAAAAGAGTATGAAAATCATGAAGCCACCAAGGGAACTATTGAAAAAAACAATCAGGCTGAGGGAATTCATGTATCTAGTTCAAACTACGTTGATAATTTGGTCAGAAGCCACTATTTGTCATCTGAAAATGGGAATGTGCAACCTGATGACAGGTTACCTTCTGGTGACAATGCTGCTTGGAGGACTCGTGCTAGTCCAGTTAGACAATGGACATCGAAACTTCCTCCCCGGGAAGTTGAAATATCAGAGTCTTCCTCGAAGCTTCCATCTGATTCAAAGGAGAACACTTTAAAAGAAAAGCTGCTTGAGGCAAGGACAAGAGGTCAGCGATCACGCTCCCGTTTAAAAGGCTCAAATTTCCTATTTAGGCTTTAA
- the LOC141678262 gene encoding F-box/kelch-repeat protein At3g61590-like codes for MYHRYDLMGYPIYSNSEWDGYHYAYGFYMDPPSLILAGGTPWSYDFDLAPNRNGTGVFIPKLEHGTGVFHPNSELLVNSNRINRSYPNRIGQESTLANPSRDDQQGNHGNHKRVDGVGHLANPYRVTREGNLVNLDRVNGDGNIVSIDVLPDEMQELVLTFLPPACALGASCVCTKWKQIVHSGKFKMKNDGILSKKPWYYMFTTSNEPNGKIYDPVQRHWHEFKFPFNLKDTWKIAASSGLICLMQENDCNFEIYICNPMTRKCIQFEERVGAEDSNYSSLAFSVDQASHEYSIAIVRSWQVQDSFSKWKTSIHIYNSGKMTWLPPFVETLSGWRAGNDSILFDGVLYFVVTKLDTTNCHALLSYNLESSSSNCGLLKTLTPIPFSLTCVRLMQLQNKVVIVGGLGSHDVPETIGIWMLKGTNWEEVSLVPDSFIQGFQELDDVFASSGTGDLIYIQTYGSASLLVFDMQSKVWRWSQRCHLHKRSDLQLFSGFCFEPRLDISP; via the exons ATGTACCATAGATACGATTTGATG GGGTATCCAATTTACAGTAATAGTGAATGGGATGGATATCATTACGCCTATGGATTTTATATG GATCCTCCCAGCTTAATCTTGGCTGGAGGCACACCTTGGTCTTATGATTTTGACTTAGCTCCCAACAGAAATGGGACAGGAGTATTCATTCCAAAGTTGGAGCACGGCACTGGAGTATTCCATCCGAATTCAGAGCTTCTTGTCAATTCCAACAGAATTAATCGCTCGTACCCCAACAGAATTGGTCAAGAAAGCACTCTTGCAAATCCAAGCagagatgatcaacaaggcaatcATGGGAATCACAAAAGAGTTGATGGAGTAGGACATCTTGCAAATCCCTACAGAGTTACTCGAGAAGGAAATCTTGTGAATCTCGACAGAGTTAATGGAGATGGCAATATCGTCTCCATTGATGTCCTCCCTGATGAAATGCAAGAGCTGGTTTTGACTTTTCTTCCACCTGCCTGCGCTCTGGGAGCTTCTTGTGTTTGTACGAAATGGAAGCAGATTGTGCATTCTGGAAAGTTTAAGATGAAAAACGATGGTATCTTATCTAAGAAACCTTGGTACTACATGTTTACAACTTCTAATGAGCCTAATGGTAAAATTTACGACCCTGTACAGCGGCATTGGCATGAATTCAAATTCCCTTTTAACTTAAAGGATACTTGGAAAATTGCTGCATCCTCTGGTTTGATCTGCTTGATGCAGGAAAACGATTGCAATTTTGAGATTTATATATGTAATCCTATGACTAGAAAGTGCATTCAGTTTGAGGAACGAGTAGGTGCAGAAGACTCGAATTATAGCAGTCTTGCTTTTTCAGTCGATCAGGCATCACATGAATATAGCATTGCAATTGTGAGAAGCTGGCAAGTCCAAGATAGTTTTTCTAAGTGGAAGACCTCGATTCACATTTATAATTCAGGTAAAATGACTTGGTTACCTCCTTTTGTTGAGACTTTGAGTGGGTGGAGAGCAGGAAATGATAGCATTCTTTTTGATGGGGTTCTGTATTTTGTGGTTACAAAACTCGACACTACTAATTGCCATGCTTTGTTAAGTTATAATCTTGAGAGCTCATCTTCCAACTGCGGCTTGCTTAAAACTTTGACCCCCATTCCGTTCTCCCTCACTTGCGTACGTCTGATGCAACTCCAGAATAAAGTTGTTATAGTGGGAGGTCTTGGTAGTCATGATGTCCCAGAAACGATTGGTATATGGATGCTTAAAGGTACTAACTGGGAAGAGGTTTCACTAGTGCCTGACAGTTTTATTCAGGGATTCCAAGAATTGGATGATGTGTTTGCAAGCAGCGGTACTGGTGATCTTATCTACATCCAAACATATGGTTCAGCATCTCTTCTTGTTTTTGACATGCAATCGAAAGTGTGGAGATGGAGTCAGAGATGTCATTTGCATAAGAGGTCGGACCTTCAGCTTTTCTCTGGTTTTTGCTTTGAACCTCGGCTGGATATTTCACCCTGA